TAGTGCAGGAAGCCACCCGCGCAGACCCCGTGTTCGCGCTCGCCGACGACCTCGTCGGTGACTGCGGGAACGCTGACTTCGGTTGCGAAGTGCAGCGCATCACCCAAGGCGTTGCAGCACGGGTGCCCTATCGTTCGGACCCATCAGGCAGTGGCGGCGACCACGTGCAGCCGGCGATGACCACGTGGGACCGACCCGGGGGCGATTGCGAGGACCAGGCCATCCTCTTGCTCTCGCTGTACCGAGCCCACGGCCTTGAAGCCTACGCGGCCATAACCGCCAACCACATGTTCGCGGTGGTCTGCGCTGCGCCCGATTCGCAACGCACGACTCGGCCGGAATCCATCTTGAGCCGGCCCGACTGCCAGGTGGCGGACACCACCATCACCGCTCAGCTGCGGCCGATGAGCGCCATGCCCGCATACAACGTGACGGGGCTGTACGACGTGGATGGGCGGGACGTGCTCGCGGGACAGTGAAGCCTCATCGGTAGATCCCGCGTGACGCGTTGGCGCGGCCTCGATCGCCCGGAAAGAAGCCCGGGGCGTTGGCGACATCGGGGCATGCAGCGCGCCGCACCCTTCGTCCTCCGCATCGCAGCGGCGAGCGGGACCTCGGTCCGCCCACTATCCGTACAACAGATTGAGCGGGTTCATGTTTCCTATGGGCTGGCCTATCGGGCCCCCTGAGCGCGCGTGCATCCCATGGAACGAAGGGCGCGGTCGACGGCGGCCTCCGCGCTGGCGAGTTCGTCCTTCGGCGCGGCAACTCGAATCGAGTGCCCATACACCGTGTCGTACGTCAGCCTCCACGCCCCCGCGGACGCAAGAAAATGCACTTGGCGCTTCTCTCCATCCTCGTCGCCATACCCGCCCCGCGCAACCACGGGGCCAAACACATCTTGGAGGCGTGCCAGTCTTTGCACGAACGGAGTATGGGCTGCGTCTGCAATGGCAATCGTAAGGTGCGTTCGCTCGCGCCATGGATCGAACCAGCGTGAGTCCGATGCCTCGAGCCACGTCGAAATCCAGTCCAGCGCGCCCTCGTGGAGCGAGGGCTCCTGCCCCGAACGTGGATTCCAAACCGCAACGAGCCACCTGTCCGGAGTACCGCGTTCGGTGAGCCAGTAGGCTACGTCTCCGTTGTCCGTATTGGCCCACGGAAGTGCGCCCCGGGCGTCTGGAAACAGCGCAAAGGGCACCGCCTTCGGGTGCATTCGAGCAAGAGCCCGGTCGGCCTCGAGTGCGACTCGTGCCTGGTCCATCATCGTGCACGGAAGGAAGAACGGCGACCACAAGTGAACGTGATCTCCGAACGTGCCATACCCATAGCGGGAGACGAGCGCGACCCAATCGGAAGGAAGCGTGGCCCCAAGCTCGCTGAACACCGCGGCAAAATTTCCGTCTGCGGCGACGGGCCGCTCGGGAGGCGGACAAAGCCCCACGAGGTGGGCGAGAGCGCATTCGAGACCCATGGGGCGAGATGAGACCAACAAAATGGCCGGCATGGGAACAAATGTCGGGTCCATGGAAGGTGCGTGAGGGTGGAGGCCGTCCGCTCGCCAGTCCCGAGCGCAAAGGTCAGGACGACGCGGCGTGCTCTACGCGGCCTCTCAAGAGCGTGCGCTCACGGTAGGAGCGGGCCTTGTCGAGCTTCTCTTGGGTCTCGATGAGCTGGTGCTCGCGGATGAGGGTGAGCACTGCGGAGAGGTGCTTGTTGGGGACCACGGCGCCTTGCTGCCGCGGCACCGAGACGAGCCCGTGTTTCTGAAAGACGTTCGCGGGGAACTCGACGCCGTGGGCGCGGAGACGGACCGTTCCGTCATCGGCCTCGAATACGTCGACCCGGCTGCCACGAGGAGCGTTCGCCTCGGTGGTCGGCTCGAGCACGTACAGCTGCCCTTTGTAGTTCAGCGTGAGGCTCTTGCTGACCTTGCGCCGGTTGCGGAGCTGGAAGATGTCGTCGAGGCGCTCGCCGGGTAGGAGAGGGCGGTGTGCGTTGTGCTCGCTGAAGGGCGGGGTCGCGAAGCGCGCGTTGTAGTCGACCATGAACTCGGGGAGGAACGCGTTGGCGTCCTCCATGGTCGAGATGCCACGCAGCCGGAGCTCCTTCACGAGCCGGTCCTGCAGGGTCTTGTTGTTGCGCTCCACGCGTCCTTTGGCGGCTGCGCTGTTGGCGCAGATGACGTCGATGTTGAGGTCGGTCATCGCGCGACCGAACTGCGTAAGCCCCGTCCCAACATGGTCCTCGCGGTTCGGTTCCAGGCTGCGACGTTTCCAACCGTCACCGAGGTCGCATTGCGCATCCCTATCAATTCATGGGAGCCTCGGCTCTGTGACGATGGAAGTGCATCAGTTGGGGCGACCAGGTGCGGGCAGCTCGGGGAGTGTCGCTACAACCCACGTGAGGTCCCTAGGTCTCCGTTTGCTCGTTCTCCCGTTGCTCGTCCTCGTGCCCGCGTGCGCCAGTCCAACGTCCGCAACTGATGCCGAGACGCAGGTCGACGCAGCCTGCACCTCAGAGTCGTGCGACAACGAACTCTTCTGTGACGGGGTCGAGAGCTGCGTCGCTGGCTCGTGCAGCGCCGGGTCACCCCCTTGCCAGGAAGGGTGCGACGAGGCCAACGACCGATGCCAAGGCTGCGAAGACCTCGATGGAGACGGCGCGCGAGATGCGGCGTGTGGAGGAAGTGACTGCGACGACGCCAATCCGATCCGGTTCCCTGGTGCGCTCGAGATCTGCGACGCCATCGACCGGGACGAGGACTGCGACCCGGCGACGTTCGGCGTGCTGGACGCCGATTTGGACGGCTTCGCCGACCGGCGCTGCTGCAATGTGGACGGGGGTGGACAAGAGACGTGCGGCACTGACTGTGATGACGCGAGCGCTTTCGTGAACCCCAGCGCGCCCGAGGTGTGCGACCTGGTGGACAACGACTGTGACGGTGACACCGACGAGGACGCGGCACCGGCCACATGGTACCGCGACGCCGACGGAGACGGCGCCGGCAACGACGCGATGACGACGACGGCGTGCACTCCCCCCGGTGGATACGTGCTGATCGGAGGGGACTGCGACGACGGCTCTTCTGCGCGGCGCCCCGGTCGCCCGGAGATCTGCGACGGCGTCGACAACGACTGCAACACCACAGTGGACGACGGCACCATCGCGGGGATTGGAGCGGACTGCGCGACCGGCGAGTCGGGCGAGTGCAACCGCGGCGTGGTGGTCTGTTCGGGCCTCGCTGGGCCCACGTGCACACGACGCATGCCGCCGGCCACTTCCGAGTCCTGCAACGCTCTCGACGACGACTGCGACACGCGGGTGGACGAGGCGGTCACTGGCGTGGGCGCAGGGTGCGCGGTGCCGGCTGCGCAGGGTGTCTGCGCAGCCGGGACTCGAATCTGCGACGGGGCTGCCGGGCTGCGGTGCCAGGGGCCTCCGGCCAGCATGGAGCTGTGCTCCGCGGCGGACGAGAACTGCAACGGCAGTGCCTATGACGGGTTCGCGTGTGTTCCGGGCGCCACGGCGCCGTGCTCGCAGTGCGGCGTGGCGGGCACACAGACCTGCTCGGCTGGCTGCTCGTTCGGAAGCTGCGCGCTAGCAGCGACCACCGCTGTCCGTCGCTCGGGGACCGACCCGGTTTTCAACTTCCCGGGCTCGTGTTCGCCGACCTTCGGGTGCTATTTCGGAGAGGGCCCCTGGCAGGACGCCTACACCTCCCCGCCCCGTCGCATCTGCGACGGAATCGGACTGGGCGGCGTCCCCTATCGACACCCCAATGGGAGCGACTACTGCATCGCGGGCGGCGCGGTGGTGTTGGCCCCTGGCACCTATCGCGCCCGTGTCCGATTCAACGACCAGGGCCAATCCGCCACCAGCTTCCGACCGGTTCTGGAGGCCTGGGACGTGACCGTCGGTCCCGGCCTGGTGCGCGCGAGCGCGAGCTACTTTACTAGTTTTTCAAGCTGGAACGAGGCCGAACTGAACTTCACGCATCCCGGCACCGACTGCGGCACATACGAGTTTCGTGTCCCCTACCACGATACGTACGACTACTCGTTCCAGGTGGAGTGGATCGAGTACCAGCGGACGGGACCATGAGGCGGCTCGCTTGGGGCGGGTGTGCGCTGGTGCTCGTGGCCTGCGGCGGATCGCCGTCCACGGGAGATGCCGGCGGAGTCGCGTGCGAGACCAACAGCGACTGCGATGACATGCTCTACTGCAGCGGTGAGGAGCGCTGCTTGCCGAGTGATGAGCGGGCCGATGCCCGTGGCTGCGTGGCCGGCCTCTCCCCATGTGAAGGCGTTTGCGACGAGGCGGCCGACAGCTGCCCGTTGTGCGGCGCAGCAGCCGACCTCGACTCCGATGGTCATGCGTCCATCCTCTGCGGTGGCAGCGACTGCGATGACGACGACCCCGAGCGCTTCCCCGGCAACCCGGAAGTGTGCGATGCGGGCTCTCACGACGAGGATTGTGACCCCACGACGTTTGGTGGGCGCGATGGCGACAGCGATGGTTACGTGGACGACGCGTGCTGCAACGTGGGGCCGAGTGGTCTCGTCTGCGGAGACGACTGCGACGACACGAGCGCAGGCGTCAGCCCTGGCGACGGCGAGGCGTGCGACACGCGCGACAACGACTGCGACGGGGTGATCGACGACGGGGTGCCCCCTGGGGTGTACTATCGCGATCTCGACCGCGACGGAGCTGGTGACCCCAATGCGAGGCTCGAGGCGTGCACGCCGCCGAGCGGTTACGTGCTGGGCAACAGCGACTGCGACGACATGAACATGGGCCGCGCCCCCACCAACGTGGAGACGTGCAACGGCCAGGACGATGACTGCGACGAGGAGATCGACGAAGATCAGGCGGGCACCGGGGCGAACTGCACGGTGGCGGGCGCGAGCGGAACGTGCTCCGTCGGCGTGCTGGTCTGCGACGCAGCGGGCACCGGCGTCCGCTGCGTGGCGCGTACCTCGGCCACCGCCGAGGAGTGCAACGGTCAGGACGACGACTGCGACACGAATGTGGACGAGGGGGTCCCCGGCGTCGGGGCTCCCTGCACCGCGCCCGGCACGATGGGCGCTTGCGCGATGGGAACGCTGCGCTGCATGGGAGCCGCAGGGACCACTTGCTCTGCCGGCACGCCGTCGGTGGAGGCGTGCTCGCCCGTTGACGAGGACTGCGATGGGGATCCCATCAACCGCGGCCAGCCCAACGGCTTTGCGTGCCTCACCGGCGAGCCACGCGGC
This window of the Sandaracinaceae bacterium genome carries:
- a CDS encoding putative metal-binding motif-containing protein yields the protein MRRLAWGGCALVLVACGGSPSTGDAGGVACETNSDCDDMLYCSGEERCLPSDERADARGCVAGLSPCEGVCDEAADSCPLCGAAADLDSDGHASILCGGSDCDDDDPERFPGNPEVCDAGSHDEDCDPTTFGGRDGDSDGYVDDACCNVGPSGLVCGDDCDDTSAGVSPGDGEACDTRDNDCDGVIDDGVPPGVYYRDLDRDGAGDPNARLEACTPPSGYVLGNSDCDDMNMGRAPTNVETCNGQDDDCDEEIDEDQAGTGANCTVAGASGTCSVGVLVCDAAGTGVRCVARTSATAEECNGQDDDCDTNVDEGVPGVGAPCTAPGTMGACAMGTLRCMGAAGTTCSAGTPSVEACSPVDEDCDGDPINRGQPNGFACLTGEPRGCSVCGMNGTETCVAGCSWSRVCNVGGVGSTVSWAANDPRFQSNVFGYCSSVPGGSRCCDHPGGQPDAYCLTGGGVTLAPATYELRMFGGRGDDMTIEIADTTNGAVRASRAVTTCGAWSERLTFVHPRDAGCANYEFRLRVDGGASGCYEPFVTGVELTRTSDLAL
- a CDS encoding putative metal-binding motif-containing protein, giving the protein MLVLPLLVLVPACASPTSATDAETQVDAACTSESCDNELFCDGVESCVAGSCSAGSPPCQEGCDEANDRCQGCEDLDGDGARDAACGGSDCDDANPIRFPGALEICDAIDRDEDCDPATFGVLDADLDGFADRRCCNVDGGGQETCGTDCDDASAFVNPSAPEVCDLVDNDCDGDTDEDAAPATWYRDADGDGAGNDAMTTTACTPPGGYVLIGGDCDDGSSARRPGRPEICDGVDNDCNTTVDDGTIAGIGADCATGESGECNRGVVVCSGLAGPTCTRRMPPATSESCNALDDDCDTRVDEAVTGVGAGCAVPAAQGVCAAGTRICDGAAGLRCQGPPASMELCSAADENCNGSAYDGFACVPGATAPCSQCGVAGTQTCSAGCSFGSCALAATTAVRRSGTDPVFNFPGSCSPTFGCYFGEGPWQDAYTSPPRRICDGIGLGGVPYRHPNGSDYCIAGGAVVLAPGTYRARVRFNDQGQSATSFRPVLEAWDVTVGPGLVRASASYFTSFSSWNEAELNFTHPGTDCGTYEFRVPYHDTYDYSFQVEWIEYQRTGP
- a CDS encoding transglutaminase domain-containing protein, whose product is MNTSAPRSRPQAAPVSKAPAPQQKWGTSFTLAACIYFAMRGASALIHDAELTLKVEAVILVVAIVVPALRIALLRVLGGVFVLVVAIYVGIHRDEVRQQGVAAVAMSGARLFLGRAGAGVRGHVLRQRVRVYLDAVHVVQEATRADPVFALADDLVGDCGNADFGCEVQRITQGVAARVPYRSDPSGSGGDHVQPAMTTWDRPGGDCEDQAILLLSLYRAHGLEAYAAITANHMFAVVCAAPDSQRTTRPESILSRPDCQVADTTITAQLRPMSAMPAYNVTGLYDVDGRDVLAGQ